CAAGGTCGGCCTCCAGCTGAGCGGCAAACGGCTCGCCTTTCTTGGCGCTGACGAGTCGAAAATTGAAGGAGTGGTCCGCGGCAAACAGGATGAGCGTGTTTTTCGGAGCTGTTGCGGCTACCTTTCGAATCAGGTTGTCCATGACGATGGCCCGTTTGATGCCTTGCAATGTCGCCTTTGTGTGCATGTCCCATTCAACCATCAGAAAGAACCCCTTGGGGTTGCGGGCGAGGGACTTGATGATCCCGAGAACGACGGGTTCAGGCTCGAAGTCGGGCCCGTCGTAAATGGCAGCGGCGCGACTGGTCCCATCGGGAATTTCGGAGGGATTGCCGAACACCTTGTATCCAGCCTTGCCGAGTGCCTGATCCAGGTTCCAGCCGGCCGCCTCCGTCGCTGCCGCCAGCTTTTTCCAATCCTTGCCGACAAGGAATTCAGGTCCGTTCCCAAAACGAGGATGCAGAGCCTGCTCGAAAATCTCGGCGCTCTTTTTCCGTGAATCGACATGCGCAAAGCATGCGGCGGGCGTGGCGTCCCATATCGGCATGTTGGTGACAACGCCGGTTGAAAGACCGCGTTCCTCGGCATATTCAAGAATCGTCTTTGCAACCCGCCCGTCGCCACCGTCCGCCGCCGGCAGCAGTGAAAGCCAGCCATTGTTGGTCTTCTGGCCCGTCACTATCGCCGTCATCCCTGCAGCCGAATCAGTGACCCAGGAATTCAGCGATGACGTGTCCGACAGCGCGATATGGGGCATTTGCTGGATGAAGAGGCTCTGGGGCCGGTCGTTCTCATAGATGCCTGCGGCATTGAGAGTGGGAATGCCGCCAGCGTCCCCGAGAAAGAGAATCACGTTCTTTGCGTGATTTTTTGCCGCCAGGCCAAGGCTGGGGATCAACAGTAGGATCAGGTATTTTCTCATGATGGAAATTTGGAATCGGCCGAAAATGCGCATTCGGGCAGGTGCAGACTGACGGGCCGACAGCGGGTGGCAGTGTGCTTAGACGATTCAGCACCGCCGCAGGTTGCAGGGTTTCATCAGTCCATTTGATTGCGCTGCTTGCAAGATTCCATATCGGGGATGTTTCGAGATCTGACTGCGCGATAAGTCCGCCGATGGGTTGACAGTGCCTTTGTAAGCCAACTGTCTGCAGCGGCGGGAATTCAGCAGAACCGAATTGGAGCCGACAATCGAGTTGACACGAACGCCGATGACCGGTGTTTTGAACCTTTTATGAAAGTCGTTTCCTCTATCAAATCCGCGAAGAAGCGTCACCCGGCGTGCCAGGTTGTTCGCCGTCGCGGCAAGATCTATGTGATCAACAAGGTCGAGCCGCGCTACAAGGCTCGCCAGGGCTGAGAAGGAACCACTCGCCGCATAACCTCCCATTTGTGTCATGAAAGCTGAAGGCCATCCCACGCTCAACAATGTGTGCTTCCTCGATATCGGTACAGGCAAGCGCTTCCTCACCAAGTCGACCATGAAGTCGACGCGAAAGGAGAAGATCGACGGCACCGAGTACCACATCATCGTTCGTGACGTCACGATGGACTCGCATCCGGCCTACACCGGCGAAAAGCGCCTGGTCGACACCGCGGGTCGCGTCGAAAAGTTCACGCACAAGTTCAAGCGCGGCACCAGCAGGAAATAGCCGGCGCCCCGCTCCGAAAGCTCCCAGGCCCTCCCGAAAGCGGAGGGCTTTTTCTTGGACAATTCTCAACCCCCATGGATGCACGACTTCTCCTTCTCGATTGTGACAGCACCCTGTCCGCCATTGAGGGCATCGACGAGCTTGGACGGGTCAGGGGGGAGGCGGTCTTCAGGCAGGTGGAGCAGATGACCCACGATGCGATGGAAGGCCGCGTTCCTGTTGAAGCCGTATTCGGGCGGCGCCTGCAGATCATCCAGCCTCGGATTCGTGATGTTCTTGAAGTGGGCCGGCGCTATGTGACCACCGTTGAACCGACTGCAGAGGCCATGCTTCGAACAGTCCGTTCGGCGGGCTGGACTCCAATCATCGTCAGCGGAGGATTCCGCCAGGCGATTCGGCCTCTCGCAGATCTGCTCGGAATCTCAAGGATTGAGGCCGTCGATCTGCGCTTCGACGCCAAGGGCGACTACGCAGGCTATGACGAGACGTTTCCCACAACACGTTCCGGTGGGAAGCCCGAAGTCGTCGCTGCACTGCGGCGCGAACTGCAACCGTCGCGGGTTGTCAGTGTCGGCGACGGTGTGAGCGACCTCGAGACCAAACCATTCGTCGATCGGTTTGTTGGATTCGGCCGGTACCTGCGTCGCGATCGAGTGGCCGGAGAGGCGCATGCCTTTGTCAGTTCCCTCGCCGACTTGCCAGCGATCCTGGAGCAGGTTGCCATCCCAGGCTAGCGCGCATTTCGCCGCATCGAACGTGATGATCGTGACTGATGCAGGAATGGATTTCAGCCGATGATCGCGCTCGCACATAGGGATTTTGGCACGCAGGGCAGACCATCGCTGGTGATACTGCACGGCCTGCTGGGCTCGTCTCGAAACTGGCAGACCGTTGCACGCGATCTTTCGCCGCACTTTCACGTCATGGCTCTCGATCTGCGGAATCACGGCTCGTCACCGCATGCTGACGACTGTTCGTTTGAAGCGATGGTGGGCGACGTCCTGGCGTGGATGGATCGCAAGAACATCCCGAGAACAACGCTGCTGGGGCACAGTCTGGGTGGGAAGGTGGCCATGCTCCTTGCCTGCCGGCATGTCGATCGCGTCGAGCGGTTGATAGTGGTGGATATCGCGCCGAAGGCCTATCTTTCGCACGCTCACCGGGCTGAATTTGCCGCCATGAACGAGCTGGATCTCGCAACATTGAAATCGCGGGGTGAGGCGGAGCTACGCTTCGAGGCGCGCGTCCCCGACTGGGGCATGCGAAAGTTCCTGGCCACAAACTTGGAGCGAACGGAGGACGGATCCTGGAGATGGGCGGTGAATCTTCCAACCCTCACACGGGCGCTGCAAACCCTTGAGGACAACTCTCTCCTGAGTCGCGATCGCTATTGCGGCCCGGCTCGGTTTATTGTCGGAGGGAGGTCGCGTTATGTCTCAGCTTCGGACGAATCAGAGATTCGCCTCCATTTTCCGCATGCATCACTGAAGCGCATTGAGAATTCCGGCCACAATCCCCATATGGAGGCGCGGGAGGAGTTTGTCGCGGAGGTGCTGGAATTTGCCCTGGAGGCCAATGCGGACGGACAGTTCCACCCGGGATGACGTCAGGTTGAACGCCGCGACCAGATTCGCAGGCTGCCAAGAAGGAACTGTTCGAGCGCTGCCGATTCGTTCAGATTGACCCGCAGGAGACCAGTCACGTGTTCGAGCCGATCAATGGCCGCGACAATCGCCCGTCGAACACGCTCGTCTCCGGTTTCCAGCTGTGAAACGGCGAAATCACGCGTACTCCTCGCGATTTCCGCGAACAACCGCGTGCGCAGTCCGATCGAGATGCCAGCCTCAAAAGCCTCGCTTTCATCGTCATCCATGTCCGCTGGCAATTTCTCCTTCATGCGACCCCATTCCTCTGAGGCGGCGGACTCGAGGATGGTGGCGAAGCGGGCAACCAGCCCGTAAAGGGAGAAAATGACATCGGCTGCGGATTTCTTGTCCGACGCCTGCACGACCGAGAGGCTTCCGATCCATGCGTGATAGTCCTTGATCCAGGCATCCCATCCCTCCGCCTTCACTCGCTCGGCTGACTGGGAAAAGCGGAAGTGCAGCACACGACTGCGGATCGTCGGAAGGAGTGCATAGGGCCGCCGTGTGAGAAGAAGCAGCGTGGTGTTGGCGGGCGGCTCCTCCAGGGTCTTCAGAAAGATGTTGGACGCCGCGGGATTCATGCGGTCGGCCTCATGGAGAATGGCGACCTTGTGCGGAGAAACACTGGCCGACACCTGGGTCCTGTTTATGAGCGCACGTGCCGCCTCCGCACCGATGATGCGCATTTTTCCGGCAGGCCTCGTCTGGAAGCAGTCTGGATGCTGGTCGGGATGGAATCGGGCCGACGACTCCTTCACATTCAGGATCCTATCCGCGATTCCAAGCGCCACATGTTCCAGTGTCGCGGGATCGTCGCCTGTCAGGAGAAGGCTGTGGGAAAGACGGTTCCGCCTGATGGCCCGATCAATGACCGCGAGTGCGGAGGTGTTTGCCAGAGAATCGTGCCAGGGCAGAGGATGCGAGTCGGAGTCCATTGTCTGCGGGATTTTCATCCGGGAGAAGAGACCGCTCAACTCTGCGGAACGGCCCACTCGCCACCATGCGTTCAGTCCAGGCGGTCCTTGATGGAGGCCCACACCTTCTTCTCGATCGCGTCCTCTGACTGGGTGCCGTCAATGATCACGAATCGCTCGGGAAGGCCTTTGGCGAGAACCAGGTAGCCTTCGCGCACCTTCGTGTAGAAGTCGATGTTTTCCCGCTCCATGCGATCCGGAAGATCGGACGCACGTCTGCGGATGCGCGCGAGGCTGACGTCCGGAGGCACATCCAGGACCACGGTGATGTCGGGAATGACCTGACCGACGGCAAAGAGGTTGATCTGGTTCACGGGGTCCATGGACAGATTGCGCGCCACGCCCTGGTACACTGTCGAGGAATCGAGGAATCGGTCGCTCAGCACGATGCACTTTCTGAGCAGGGCGGGAGCAATCACTTCTCGAACAAGCTGGGCCCGGGCTGCGGCGAATAGCAGAAGTTCCGTTTCCGCGCACATCTCCTCGCCCTTGGAATTGTGGACGATGATCGTGCGGATTTGCTCCCCAATCTCCGTTCCACCCGGTTCGCGAACCGTTACAACATCCCGCGAAAGAGACTGAAGATGCGCAGCCAGGCGCGCGATCTGGGTGGACTTTCCACTCCCCTCGGAGCCTTCAAAGGAAATGAGCTTTCCGGACCGGTTCTGTTTCGTGGGCATGAAGTTGAGATTGGCTTGGGTGAGGCGCCATGGCGAGGCACTGGGTAAAGCAGCCGCCTGGATGGACCTGAGATGAGCCATGAGCGAACTCAGCGCATTCGCCATCGGCAATCAGATTCGCAATCCATCCGATTTGCCATTGAATAGCCCGGACGGACCCCATCAGATGGCCGCCGTCCACGACATGTGGATTCCATTTGATGACGCCTCCCGTTTTTGCCGCTGCCAATCTCATAGATGTTTTTCTGCGCTGCGATATCGTTGGCCAGGTTCTTACCGTAGGGCTGGCCGTCTCGAGCATGATCGCATGGGCGGTGATGCTGGGAAAGCGCAACGAGCTTCACCAGTTGCGGGCCTACAATCTGGCCTTTGAGCAGCGACTTCGCGACGAACGCACGCTGCTCGACCTTCCTGAATCTTATCGCAACAAGAGAACCATTCCCTATGCGGATCTATTTGCAGACGCCGTGGAGTCGTACTGGCGGGCGGCGTCGATACTCAAGGAGAAGGGAGGCGATTCGAGTCAGGCCCGGCTTGAGCACACGGAGAATGCACTGCAGCGGGCCATAGCGAGGCAGACCCTGCGGTATGAAGCGTCCATGATTTTTCTCG
This genomic window from Opitutaceae bacterium contains:
- the rpmJ gene encoding 50S ribosomal protein L36; the encoded protein is MKVVSSIKSAKKRHPACQVVRRRGKIYVINKVEPRYKARQG
- a CDS encoding HAD-IB family phosphatase; translated protein: MDARLLLLDCDSTLSAIEGIDELGRVRGEAVFRQVEQMTHDAMEGRVPVEAVFGRRLQIIQPRIRDVLEVGRRYVTTVEPTAEAMLRTVRSAGWTPIIVSGGFRQAIRPLADLLGISRIEAVDLRFDAKGDYAGYDETFPTTRSGGKPEVVAALRRELQPSRVVSVGDGVSDLETKPFVDRFVGFGRYLRRDRVAGEAHAFVSSLADLPAILEQVAIPG
- a CDS encoding dTMP kinase; this encodes MPTKQNRSGKLISFEGSEGSGKSTQIARLAAHLQSLSRDVVTVREPGGTEIGEQIRTIIVHNSKGEEMCAETELLLFAAARAQLVREVIAPALLRKCIVLSDRFLDSSTVYQGVARNLSMDPVNQINLFAVGQVIPDITVVLDVPPDVSLARIRRRASDLPDRMERENIDFYTKVREGYLVLAKGLPERFVIIDGTQSEDAIEKKVWASIKDRLD
- a CDS encoding alpha/beta fold hydrolase, encoding MIALAHRDFGTQGRPSLVILHGLLGSSRNWQTVARDLSPHFHVMALDLRNHGSSPHADDCSFEAMVGDVLAWMDRKNIPRTTLLGHSLGGKVAMLLACRHVDRVERLIVVDIAPKAYLSHAHRAEFAAMNELDLATLKSRGEAELRFEARVPDWGMRKFLATNLERTEDGSWRWAVNLPTLTRALQTLEDNSLLSRDRYCGPARFIVGGRSRYVSASDESEIRLHFPHASLKRIENSGHNPHMEAREEFVAEVLEFALEANADGQFHPG
- a CDS encoding DNA polymerase III subunit gamma/tau produces the protein MDSDSHPLPWHDSLANTSALAVIDRAIRRNRLSHSLLLTGDDPATLEHVALGIADRILNVKESSARFHPDQHPDCFQTRPAGKMRIIGAEAARALINRTQVSASVSPHKVAILHEADRMNPAASNIFLKTLEEPPANTTLLLLTRRPYALLPTIRSRVLHFRFSQSAERVKAEGWDAWIKDYHAWIGSLSVVQASDKKSAADVIFSLYGLVARFATILESAASEEWGRMKEKLPADMDDDESEAFEAGISIGLRTRLFAEIARSTRDFAVSQLETGDERVRRAIVAAIDRLEHVTGLLRVNLNESAALEQFLLGSLRIWSRRST
- a CDS encoding MotA/TolQ/ExbB proton channel family protein — protein: MTPPVFAAANLIDVFLRCDIVGQVLTVGLAVSSMIAWAVMLGKRNELHQLRAYNLAFEQRLRDERTLLDLPESYRNKRTIPYADLFADAVESYWRAASILKEKGGDSSQARLEHTENALQRAIARQTLRYEASMIFLATIVSGAPFLGLLGTVWGVMEAFDSIASSGAQSASIQNLAPGVSAALLTTIAGLVVAIPSVFGYNFLLSTTRRLITELENFASSLADRIELESK
- a CDS encoding alkaline phosphatase encodes the protein MRKYLILLLIPSLGLAAKNHAKNVILFLGDAGGIPTLNAAGIYENDRPQSLFIQQMPHIALSDTSSLNSWVTDSAAGMTAIVTGQKTNNGWLSLLPAADGGDGRVAKTILEYAEERGLSTGVVTNMPIWDATPAACFAHVDSRKKSAEIFEQALHPRFGNGPEFLVGKDWKKLAAATEAAGWNLDQALGKAGYKVFGNPSEIPDGTSRAAAIYDGPDFEPEPVVLGIIKSLARNPKGFFLMVEWDMHTKATLQGIKRAIVMDNLIRKVAATAPKNTLILFAADHSFNFRLVSAKKGEPFAAQLEADLAKETRRPLEKPVVAVGTEHAGEEILVAGQGPGAERLHGFIPNTRIFHVMMDAYGWPESR
- the rpmE gene encoding 50S ribosomal protein L31; this translates as MKAEGHPTLNNVCFLDIGTGKRFLTKSTMKSTRKEKIDGTEYHIIVRDVTMDSHPAYTGEKRLVDTAGRVEKFTHKFKRGTSRK